A stretch of the Teredinibacter haidensis genome encodes the following:
- a CDS encoding glycine cleavage system protein R, with translation MMKNLIVTLISDDKPGIVETVASVIAEHQGNWLESQLAQLAGKFAGVIRVQIDAAHEPALVADLEQLSSKQINVFVDSGSNNSPTPPANEILRFHATGPDRPGIVKEISHALAQYAINVEKLDTRLSSMPYSGEPLFEAEGSMAVPANLDKNELAERLDAIANELAMDISLQDG, from the coding sequence ATGATGAAAAACCTGATAGTAACCCTTATTAGTGATGATAAACCCGGCATCGTCGAAACAGTCGCCAGCGTTATTGCTGAGCACCAGGGCAACTGGCTGGAGAGTCAACTGGCCCAGCTGGCGGGAAAATTCGCCGGTGTTATTCGTGTGCAGATTGACGCTGCCCACGAGCCAGCACTAGTCGCGGACCTGGAGCAACTCTCCAGCAAACAGATTAATGTATTTGTCGATAGCGGCAGTAACAACTCACCTACACCACCCGCAAACGAAATTTTACGATTTCACGCAACGGGGCCTGATCGACCAGGCATCGTAAAAGAAATTTCACATGCGCTGGCTCAGTACGCCATTAATGTTGAAAAATTAGATACCCGCTTGTCCAGTATGCCCTACAGTGGCGAACCGCTTTTCGAAGCAGAAGGCTCTATGGCCGTTCCCGCCAATCTGGATAAAAACGAACTAGCAGAACGATTGGATGCTATTGCTAATGAGTTGGCTATGGATATTTCATTACAGGACGGCTAA
- a CDS encoding DUF2721 domain-containing protein, whose amino-acid sequence MDMTITTPSLLFPAISLLLLAYTNRFVTLTSVIRQLSKLDEIDSEDIVRRQIASLRTRLQIIRAMQVFGVLSFILCTLAMFALFLSWIALGKFLFGISLVMLTISLLCSLYEVQISTKAINIEIERLNR is encoded by the coding sequence ATGGATATGACGATCACCACGCCCAGCTTGCTTTTTCCTGCAATTTCATTGCTTTTGCTGGCCTACACAAACCGGTTTGTTACCTTAACGTCGGTTATTCGTCAGTTAAGTAAGCTGGATGAAATCGATTCTGAGGATATCGTTCGGCGACAGATCGCCAGCCTGAGAACTCGTCTGCAAATTATCCGTGCTATGCAGGTGTTTGGCGTGTTGTCTTTTATTCTTTGTACTCTGGCAATGTTCGCGCTTTTTTTAAGCTGGATTGCGCTGGGTAAATTTTTATTTGGTATAAGCCTGGTGATGCTCACCATCTCGTTATTGTGTTCGCTCTACGAAGTTCAGATTTCGACCAAAGCGATTAATATCGAAATCGAACGTTTGAACCGTTAG
- a CDS encoding YheU family protein, with product MLIPPEKLTEEVLKNLLESYITREGTDYGERELSLEEKVAELLPQIYRGEILISYEEDSETVNLISAAECKKA from the coding sequence ATGCTAATTCCCCCAGAAAAACTAACAGAAGAAGTACTTAAAAATCTGTTGGAGTCATACATCACCCGTGAGGGCACTGATTATGGCGAAAGAGAGCTGTCGCTGGAAGAGAAAGTCGCCGAATTATTACCGCAGATCTACAGAGGTGAGATTTTGATCTCCTACGAAGAAGATTCCGAAACTGTAAATTTGATAAGTGCAGCGGAGTGTAAAAAGGCTTAA